A window of the Mesorhizobium sp. genome harbors these coding sequences:
- a CDS encoding SDR family oxidoreductase, which translates to MKTVLITGASSGYGLETARHFHAQGWNVIATMRTPRENILPRSERIRILPLDVTSPASISAAVEAAGPIDVLVNNAGIGVVGVLEATPMAHVRKVFDTNTFGVMAMTQAVIPQMRERRSGVIVNVTSSVTLAPMPLAAAYTASKMAIEGFTGSLAHELAAFGLRAKLVEPGYAPTTRFSHNTELHIEDLIPEAYEAFARPIFAGFAKPALVTTETDVAEAVWRAANDSSGQLRFPAGPDAVALAQAA; encoded by the coding sequence ATGAAAACCGTGCTCATTACCGGAGCCTCGTCGGGTTATGGTCTGGAGACTGCCCGCCACTTCCATGCCCAGGGCTGGAACGTGATCGCCACCATGCGGACACCGCGTGAAAACATCCTGCCCCGCTCCGAGCGGATTCGCATCCTGCCGCTCGACGTGACCAGCCCTGCCAGTATCTCGGCCGCGGTCGAAGCTGCCGGCCCGATCGACGTCCTCGTCAACAATGCCGGCATTGGGGTCGTCGGCGTCTTAGAGGCGACGCCGATGGCGCATGTGCGCAAGGTCTTCGACACCAACACCTTCGGCGTCATGGCGATGACACAGGCCGTCATTCCGCAGATGCGGGAACGGCGGTCGGGCGTGATCGTCAACGTGACCTCGAGCGTCACCCTGGCGCCGATGCCGCTGGCGGCGGCCTACACTGCGAGCAAGATGGCAATCGAGGGATTCACCGGGTCGCTGGCGCACGAACTCGCGGCCTTTGGGCTTCGCGCCAAGCTCGTCGAACCGGGCTATGCGCCGACGACGCGTTTTTCGCACAACACAGAGCTGCACATCGAGGACCTGATTCCCGAGGCCTACGAGGCGTTCGCCCGGCCGATCTTCGCTGGATTCGCAAAGCCGGCCCTGGTGACGACGGAGACGGATGTCGCCGAGGCGGTCTGGCGCGCCGCCAACGACTCCTCCGGACAGCTGCGCTTCCCGGCCGGGCCCGATGCGGTGGCTCTCGCGCAGGCCGCGTGA